DNA from Chitinophaga pendula:
AGCTATCTCCAGCGCATCACCCATTTATAAAAACCCCAAACATCAATCACCATGAAAACAATCATCCATCAGGCATTTAGTCTTGCACTATTGTTGTGCATATCCTTATTGCTATCGTGTAAGAAAGAAGTGCGACCTGTGTTGGCGCGACCGGCCTCCCTGTCGGGAGAAAAAAATGGTCCTGTATCCGTTAACAGATGGGATCCGAGTCCCGGAGAGTATTATAGAATCAGAAATTCCAGTAGTAATCTTGTCTTACAAGTAAAGTCCTACAATGAAGAGGCGGTCATACAGGGAACCTGGAACGGCGATGCCGCTCAGTTATGGACGATAGCCCCCATATGGAACAACGGCGGCAGCTACGTGATAACAAACGGCTTTAGCGGTAAGGTATTAACTGGTTTGAAGGGGCCGAACGGGCCAATCAGTTTTGTGATTCAAGATAATAATGCCTGGAGCATTCACCCGCTACTTCAGGCATGGTGGATCCAGGATAGATACAATGGT
Protein-coding regions in this window:
- a CDS encoding RICIN domain-containing protein, with the protein product MKTIIHQAFSLALLLCISLLLSCKKEVRPVLARPASLSGEKNGPVSVNRWDPSPGEYYRIRNSSSNLVLQVKSYNEEAVIQGTWNGDAAQLWTIAPIWNNGGSYVITNGFSGKVLTGLKGPNGPISFVIQDNNAWSIHPLLQAWWIQDRYNGRFVLKPGFQYYALTSPSNSPGNEVTIYSYHLNSENQEWYIELPPS